The nucleotide sequence TATTAGTTATCGACATGAGTCCCCATGTTCGATTTAAGGTAGTTTTTACATCGCGATCGATCAGCTCTAATCTCATCTCATACTTTTCTGCAGAAGAAATTGCATTTAACATCTCTTGCCCAGGATTAATACCTAATTTTTCCGCAATCTTCTTTTGATGAGAAGCCAAAACTAAATTAATGACGAAAAGTATTAATTTCCCTTCCTTAAAAATTTTCACTAGATCCATATTTTTCCAAGAATCCGGATCTTTGATTTTTTGATAACGAGATTCACACAACTCAATACACACCGCATCAGGCTGTTCTTCATCGATGACTTTGGTCACTTGCTCTGCACTTGCTTTTGATACATGAGCCGTACCGATCAGGATAATTTCTCGATCACCGAAATTCAGGCGTTCTACATTTTGCTCTTTTTCCACAGACACGGGTCCCCTTGTAATCTTAAAATTCGTTTTGATCAAAGTAAATCGAAAAGCTCTATTGTCTCATGGTAAAAGAATTTTTCTTTAAGTCATCATAAATATTAAAGGTAATTAAAACTCCTCACGCCAAAAGGCTTTTCTACTCTTAGCTGACTATTTAAGCACTTTTCAGCAGTCCTCAAGAATATATTTATTGATTTTAAAATACTGCCTGTGTATAGTTACACGAGAGAGTTAAAACAAATAGGATAATTATGACTGATTCTAACAATCAGGAAAACGACGTAAGAACCTTAGCCATGTCACGTGCCAGTATCATGAAAGGTGTCAAAAAACGACGTGTTGGATTTCTCGATATAAAAAGAATCAACGAACAAGTCCAAACCTATAGGCTTGATGATAGCGACACCATCATCGGGCGCACGAGCGATAATCTGATAAAACTGGCCTACGCAAATATCTCTCGACATCATTCTAAAATCTCTCCTTCTAACGAAACCTATTCTATTGAAGATCTCGAATCTACCAATGGCACTTATGTAAATGGTATTAGTATCGCAAAATGTGTCTTACATCCCAATGACATCATCCAAATAGGCGACACTCATTTATTTTACTATGAGCGTGAAGAGATTATTTCTTAATAATGAAAAATGCACTTATCACTTTTTGGGGCTGTCGTGGTTCTATTGCAACTCCAGGCAGATCAACTGAACGATACGGGGGCAACACCTCTTGTACTTGCTTAAAACACGGACAAGAATACTTTATTTTTGACGCCGGCACAGGTATTCGCGGACTAGGACTAGAATTGATGGAACTAGTAGAACAACACTTTGATGGCCACACAATTGAACTCAATATTTTTTTAAGTCACACACACTGGGACCATATCCAGGGCCTTCCATTTTTCCAACCCGCATACGATTCCAGATTTAAACTTAATATTTATGGTTCTGAAAACAAAGATGACATGCTAGAAAAAACTTTGTCTGGACAAATGAACTCCGCCTACTTTCCCGTCCCTATGTCACAATTAAATTCCGAACTCAATGTACACGCAGATCTTCAAGCTCTTAACATCAACGGGGTGAAAGTTTGTTCAGCCGCTCAAAATCACCCCGGAGGATCTACAGCTTTTAAAGTAACTTTAGATGACGGCAGAACCTTGGTCTATGCCACTGATAATGAACTAGATCTACAGTTTCATAGTGACGGCACGCCTAAAGACGACATGGGACAACGTTATTTTGAACTCATTTCTAAAGTCGATTATCTCATTGCAGATGGCCAATACACTGACGAAGAGTACCCCACGAAAATTGGATGGGGCCACACTTCTTTAAGCCTAATCCACAAAATTGCTTATTTAGCCGAGGTGAAAAACCTCGTAATATACCACCATGACCCCATGCATACTGATAGTGTTTTAGAAGACCTATCACATAAATATACCCATGAATATGAATCATTAACCCCTCCAATGCAGGTAATCTGGGCTCGTGAAGGGCTCACACTCCAACTCAGATCATGAAAACAAAAACAACTTTACTCAACAAATTCACCTCGCCACTCACTCATGCCATCGAAGCAAGCTTTGATTCTTTAGCATTTCATTCTGTCGGCGAGAAAGAACACTCTCAAGCCATTGATTCTGTCATTATTTTAGCTGCCGAATTGCTAAAGCAATCAAAGAAAAGTCGCCTCAGTCAAATTAAAGCTGTTCGTAGTTACATACACGAAAGTTTTGGTGATG is from Lentisphaera profundi and encodes:
- a CDS encoding FHA domain-containing protein, which encodes MTDSNNQENDVRTLAMSRASIMKGVKKRRVGFLDIKRINEQVQTYRLDDSDTIIGRTSDNLIKLAYANISRHHSKISPSNETYSIEDLESTNGTYVNGISIAKCVLHPNDIIQIGDTHLFYYEREEIIS
- a CDS encoding MBL fold metallo-hydrolase: MKNALITFWGCRGSIATPGRSTERYGGNTSCTCLKHGQEYFIFDAGTGIRGLGLELMELVEQHFDGHTIELNIFLSHTHWDHIQGLPFFQPAYDSRFKLNIYGSENKDDMLEKTLSGQMNSAYFPVPMSQLNSELNVHADLQALNINGVKVCSAAQNHPGGSTAFKVTLDDGRTLVYATDNELDLQFHSDGTPKDDMGQRYFELISKVDYLIADGQYTDEEYPTKIGWGHTSLSLIHKIAYLAEVKNLVIYHHDPMHTDSVLEDLSHKYTHEYESLTPPMQVIWAREGLTLQLRS